Proteins co-encoded in one Methylomonas albis genomic window:
- the mobA gene encoding molybdenum cofactor guanylyltransferase MobA, with translation MSGQNKVSGVVLAGGMARRMQEQDKGLLLCNNRPLVSYALAAMAPLVDELLISANRNQDRYRQFAYPVISDAEQSFDGPLAGILAALDAAQHPILLIAPCDSPLVETVHLQRLLNALLSRDADIAVASDGERLHPVFAALRTNLQTDLQNYLHSGERKLQGWFHRHLLVEVDFSDTPQVFVNINTPAELAALENSQANPPVD, from the coding sequence ATGAGCGGGCAAAACAAAGTAAGCGGCGTGGTGCTGGCGGGCGGTATGGCCCGACGCATGCAGGAGCAGGACAAAGGCTTGTTGCTGTGCAATAACCGGCCCTTGGTAAGCTATGCGCTGGCCGCCATGGCACCGTTGGTCGATGAGTTATTGATCAGCGCCAATCGCAATCAAGACCGCTACCGGCAATTCGCCTACCCGGTCATCAGCGATGCGGAACAGAGTTTCGACGGCCCGCTGGCCGGTATTTTGGCGGCGCTGGACGCGGCGCAACATCCGATATTGCTGATAGCCCCGTGCGATTCTCCGCTGGTTGAAACCGTTCATTTGCAGCGCTTGCTCAACGCGCTACTAAGCCGGGACGCGGACATCGCCGTGGCATCCGACGGCGAACGCTTACATCCGGTTTTTGCCGCACTCAGAACCAATCTGCAAACTGATTTACAGAATTATCTGCATAGCGGCGAGCGTAAACTGCAGGGATGGTTTCACCGGCATTTGCTGGTCGAGGTGGATTTCAGCGATACGCCGCAAGTATTCGTCAATATCAATACGCCAGCGGAATTGGCGGCATTGGAAAACAGCCAGGCAAATCCGCCCGTTGACTAA
- a CDS encoding alpha-ketoglutarate-dependent dioxygenase AlkB family protein: MPSSNALLANHQNLAPRDGELFLLPAFYPLVVADKYLQKLMQNLAWQTEQIHLYGRWVPVPRLMAWYGDPDADYRYSGVDHQPLPWTTDLQPLRSDAEAVCQQPFNSVLANLYRNGRDSMGCHADNEKELGPNPLIASLSFGETRLLRFRHAHSRTTVEIELSHGDLLIMAGELQHHWRHELPKTRQVKQARINLTFRRIVSTPNSPGLSAAR; this comes from the coding sequence ATGCCATCTTCAAACGCCTTACTTGCCAATCACCAAAATCTGGCACCCCGCGATGGTGAGCTGTTCCTGCTACCGGCGTTTTATCCACTCGTCGTCGCCGACAAATACTTGCAAAAGTTGATGCAAAACCTGGCTTGGCAAACCGAGCAAATCCATCTCTACGGGCGTTGGGTGCCGGTGCCGCGTTTGATGGCCTGGTATGGCGACCCAGATGCCGACTACCGCTATTCCGGTGTAGATCACCAACCGCTACCTTGGACTACCGATCTGCAGCCATTGCGAAGCGACGCGGAAGCCGTTTGCCAACAGCCATTCAATAGTGTGTTGGCCAATCTGTACCGCAACGGCCGCGACTCGATGGGTTGCCATGCCGACAACGAAAAAGAGCTGGGGCCGAATCCGCTGATTGCTTCACTAAGTTTCGGCGAGACGCGCTTGCTGCGTTTTCGGCATGCTCACAGCCGCACGACGGTGGAAATAGAGCTAAGTCACGGCGATTTGTTGATCATGGCCGGCGAGTTGCAACACCACTGGCGCCACGAGCTCCCAAAAACTCGGCAAGTCAAGCAAGCCCGTATCAATCTGACTTTTCGGCGGATTGTGTCAACGCCCAATTCGCCCGGGCTATCCGCAGCGCGTTAA
- a CDS encoding LTA synthase family protein, which produces MSKVVLLLVLLAPLLLKGWYVDNFIYHYTGTRLLGFTQVLFNDALIYGGILILLYLSLMPTIMRWLAALLRLTALLLFAVYIIDYAIIVNFNTHLALGDAIKYADYSYKYIQQIYGLSDFGVLALSVLILAVPLYFSWVRFKSINPYIKKWPIFLILGLPLAAAFADNEKYAHAWIYKNVIDYNLTILSEAAPYSAAYVDAFAFQEDINCQTQAIQTKNIIILMVESLSAYQSRYFSGIQDWTPNLDAIASQNQAFKNFYANGFITEDGEVALLTGLQPLYPPSSYTDDGGTSFYSFYNIKDSLPNILKKQGYKAEFLTTADLEFGNTGVWAKSVGFDYVEGHDQPEYDKWERFHFEAAPDEALYLRALDRIEKNKKNKFLLFIKTVSSHHPYINPETKEKSESAAITYTDKQIGRFYRELQNNGFFKNGLLVIVGDHHSMTPLKKAEVELYGQYKASAKVPLIIADGDKPASVENNQYQQIDVFNSLQGLVVGKQCSSDWNGILFGAAKTSPKYIIHRRGDNRDMVSVFGEDEDFLVKLDGDNTRVISKLPAEQTFRQLLVDKINALRIARANWALTQSAEKSD; this is translated from the coding sequence ATGAGCAAAGTTGTTCTGTTGCTTGTTTTACTTGCGCCTTTACTGCTGAAAGGCTGGTATGTCGATAATTTTATTTATCACTACACCGGCACCCGATTACTGGGATTTACTCAGGTTTTATTTAACGATGCGCTGATTTATGGCGGTATTTTGATATTGCTGTATTTGTCGCTTATGCCAACTATTATGCGCTGGCTGGCTGCGTTATTACGCCTAACAGCTTTACTGTTGTTTGCAGTTTATATTATCGATTACGCAATTATCGTTAATTTTAATACCCATTTGGCTTTGGGTGACGCAATAAAATATGCGGATTACTCGTATAAATATATTCAGCAAATTTACGGCTTAAGCGATTTTGGTGTGCTTGCGCTTAGTGTATTAATCTTGGCTGTACCTTTATATTTTTCATGGGTAAGGTTTAAATCCATAAATCCTTATATCAAAAAGTGGCCCATCTTTTTAATTCTCGGCCTGCCGTTGGCCGCCGCGTTTGCCGATAATGAAAAATACGCCCATGCCTGGATCTATAAAAATGTCATCGATTATAATTTAACCATATTATCGGAGGCTGCGCCGTATAGCGCCGCTTATGTCGATGCGTTTGCTTTTCAAGAAGATATAAACTGCCAAACTCAAGCTATTCAAACCAAGAATATAATTATTTTGATGGTGGAATCGCTTTCCGCTTATCAAAGCCGGTATTTTTCGGGCATCCAGGATTGGACGCCCAATCTGGACGCAATTGCCAGCCAAAATCAGGCGTTCAAGAATTTTTACGCCAACGGATTTATCACCGAAGACGGTGAAGTGGCGCTGCTGACTGGCTTGCAGCCGCTCTATCCGCCCTCCAGTTATACCGACGACGGCGGTACGTCATTTTATAGTTTTTATAATATAAAAGACTCCCTACCCAATATCCTTAAAAAGCAAGGTTATAAAGCCGAGTTTTTAACCACTGCCGATTTGGAATTCGGTAATACCGGCGTTTGGGCAAAAAGTGTGGGTTTTGATTATGTCGAAGGCCACGATCAGCCGGAATACGATAAATGGGAACGGTTTCATTTTGAGGCTGCGCCGGATGAGGCGCTATATTTAAGAGCCTTGGACAGGATCGAGAAAAATAAAAAAAATAAGTTTTTGCTGTTTATTAAAACTGTTAGTAGTCATCATCCCTACATTAATCCTGAGACTAAGGAAAAATCCGAATCAGCGGCCATTACCTATACCGATAAGCAAATAGGCCGGTTTTATCGGGAGTTACAAAATAACGGCTTTTTCAAGAATGGCCTCTTGGTTATTGTCGGCGACCATCATTCGATGACGCCCTTAAAAAAAGCCGAAGTCGAGTTATATGGCCAGTATAAAGCTTCGGCAAAAGTGCCCTTAATAATTGCCGATGGAGATAAACCGGCAAGCGTGGAAAACAATCAATATCAACAAATCGATGTTTTTAATAGTTTGCAGGGCTTGGTCGTCGGCAAGCAATGTTCTTCGGATTGGAACGGAATATTGTTCGGCGCAGCGAAAACCTCACCCAAATACATCATTCATCGGCGTGGAGACAATCGGGATATGGTTAGCGTGTTTGGCGAGGACGAAGATTTTCTGGTGAAACTGGATGGTGACAATACCCGGGTAATCAGCAAGCTACCGGCGGAACAGACTTTTAGACAGTTGTTGGTCGATAAGATTAACGCGCTGCGGATAGCCCGGGCGAATTGGGCGTTGACACAATCCGCCGAAAAGTCAGATTGA
- a CDS encoding putative transporter — translation MSWLLSLFNQDSVPHTLLIISLVVASGLVLGRVSLAGIQLGIAGVLFSGLLFGHFQISINQEVMNFLREFGLVLFVYAIGLQVGPSFVSSFFRYGLRLNGMAAAIVILGALITVLISIVGDIPMPVAVGLFSGATTNTPSLAAAQQALGSLPDISSETLKMPGLGYAVAYPFGIAGIILAMLLNKRLFKVDITAEAKSFADKQQEDAHVPIWKDLRVENPNLNGLTLRQIPFFHGMNVVMTRILHNGEVDIAGQDSLLTIGDTIRLVGEREPLEQLKILIGPESDVDLKQIATKLQSRRLLVTNKTAINQTVGNLCMLYGVTISRIHRPDVEFSPTSGVHVHFGDELNVVGSQEALNSIEKALGNSLEEINHPQIMPIFIGISLGVLLGSLPMYLPGIPSAVKLGMAGGPLLVAIMLSRIGNWGTMTWHLPKSSNIILKDIGIVLFLACVGLHSGDQFVETLVKGDGFYWMACATLITLLPLLIIAAVARLVYKLNFLTLCGLLAGSMTDPPALAFANNLSPSAAVSMAYATVYPLVMILRIIAAQLIILLVN, via the coding sequence ATGTCGTGGTTGCTATCGCTTTTTAATCAAGATTCCGTACCGCACACCTTACTAATTATCAGCCTGGTGGTAGCCAGTGGCCTGGTGTTGGGCAGAGTATCGCTAGCAGGCATTCAATTGGGTATCGCCGGCGTGCTGTTTTCCGGACTGCTGTTCGGGCATTTTCAGATCAGTATCAATCAGGAAGTGATGAATTTTTTGCGCGAATTCGGTTTGGTGCTGTTCGTCTACGCGATCGGCTTGCAGGTAGGTCCCAGCTTCGTCAGTTCGTTTTTCCGTTACGGCCTGCGTCTGAACGGCATGGCTGCGGCGATTGTGATATTGGGTGCATTGATTACGGTATTGATTAGCATCGTCGGCGACATTCCGATGCCGGTCGCGGTTGGCCTATTCTCCGGCGCCACTACCAACACGCCATCGCTGGCCGCCGCCCAGCAAGCTCTGGGCAGCTTACCCGACATTAGCAGCGAAACCCTAAAAATGCCGGGCTTGGGCTACGCGGTGGCCTATCCGTTCGGCATCGCCGGCATCATACTGGCCATGCTGTTAAACAAACGTCTGTTTAAAGTGGATATTACCGCTGAAGCCAAAAGCTTTGCCGATAAACAGCAGGAAGATGCCCATGTGCCGATCTGGAAAGATTTGCGGGTGGAAAATCCCAATCTGAACGGCCTGACGCTGCGGCAAATTCCGTTTTTCCATGGCATGAACGTGGTGATGACGCGAATTCTGCATAACGGCGAAGTCGATATTGCCGGTCAGGATAGCCTATTGACTATCGGCGACACGATCAGACTGGTGGGTGAGCGCGAGCCCTTGGAACAACTGAAAATCCTCATCGGTCCGGAATCGGATGTTGATCTAAAACAAATCGCCACCAAACTGCAAAGCAGACGCCTGCTGGTCACCAATAAAACCGCGATCAACCAAACTGTCGGCAATCTGTGCATGCTCTATGGTGTGACCATTTCCCGGATTCATCGTCCCGATGTCGAGTTTTCGCCTACCAGCGGTGTGCACGTGCATTTTGGCGATGAATTGAACGTGGTCGGCAGTCAGGAAGCCTTGAACAGCATCGAAAAAGCCTTGGGCAACTCCTTGGAGGAAATCAACCATCCGCAGATCATGCCGATCTTTATCGGTATCTCCCTGGGCGTGTTACTGGGTAGCTTACCGATGTACTTGCCTGGCATTCCGTCGGCGGTGAAACTGGGGATGGCCGGCGGCCCATTGCTGGTAGCCATTATGCTCAGCCGAATCGGCAACTGGGGCACGATGACCTGGCATTTACCGAAAAGCTCCAACATCATTTTAAAAGACATTGGCATCGTGTTATTCCTGGCCTGCGTCGGCTTACACTCAGGGGATCAATTCGTCGAGACGCTGGTGAAAGGCGACGGTTTTTACTGGATGGCCTGCGCGACATTGATAACCTTACTGCCGCTGCTGATCATCGCCGCCGTTGCCCGGTTAGTCTATAAACTCAACTTCCTGACGCTTTGCGGCCTGCTGGCCGGCAGCATGACCGATCCACCTGCTTTGGCGTTTGCCAATAATCTCAGCCCATCGGCGGCTGTATCGATGGCTTATGCAACCGTGTACCCCTTGGTCATGATTCTGCGGATCATTGCCGCGCAGCTGATTATTTTGTTGGTTAACTAA
- a CDS encoding DUF302 domain-containing protein — protein MFKRVVIFASLPLIASCTAQPLHTEEVTYYQVETSKPYDEVLAELEVAIAEHNFRITGHSRVGKVIRDRGAMNFPEYDTVQFCNLTLAKVVLEITPHAIGYMPCNVVTYQFAGKTIVRTHLLPEDTDNPALNKFAKEMNPQLQQIVDFAAEQ, from the coding sequence ATGTTTAAAAGAGTCGTCATTTTCGCAAGCCTGCCGTTGATTGCAAGTTGTACCGCGCAGCCTCTGCATACCGAAGAAGTGACGTATTACCAGGTCGAAACCAGCAAGCCATACGACGAGGTATTGGCTGAACTGGAAGTGGCGATTGCCGAGCACAATTTTCGTATTACCGGCCATAGCCGGGTGGGGAAAGTGATCCGCGATAGAGGCGCCATGAATTTTCCGGAATACGATACGGTCCAGTTTTGTAATCTGACGCTGGCTAAGGTCGTGCTGGAGATCACCCCGCATGCGATAGGCTATATGCCCTGTAATGTGGTGACCTATCAATTTGCAGGTAAAACCATCGTCAGAACCCATCTGTTACCGGAAGATACCGACAACCCGGCCTTGAACAAATTCGCCAAGGAAATGAACCCGCAACTGCAACAGATTGTCGATTTCGCCGCCGAGCAATAA
- a CDS encoding copper resistance protein NlpE — MRTVNLKLKKNLVFFLVIAAFSAYNPALAEPAAADDKDTHHEHKSLDWPGIYNGLTPCADCIGVKTSLALNKNGSYLLMTQFLGKSEREFTEKGKFAPGDKANTLVLTPKNGSASQQYLVEKDVLIQLDSNGNRISGKLADRYILRRTSVTDKQPEHSGH, encoded by the coding sequence ATGCGAACAGTTAACTTAAAATTAAAAAAAAATCTGGTTTTTTTTCTCGTCATAGCCGCGTTTTCGGCTTATAACCCGGCGCTTGCCGAACCGGCCGCGGCCGACGATAAGGATACGCACCACGAACACAAAAGCCTCGATTGGCCGGGGATTTATAACGGCCTGACACCCTGTGCCGACTGCATCGGCGTGAAAACCTCGCTGGCTTTGAACAAAAATGGCAGTTATTTGCTGATGACCCAATTTCTGGGCAAATCGGAACGGGAGTTTACTGAAAAGGGCAAGTTTGCCCCGGGCGACAAAGCCAATACTCTGGTATTGACTCCAAAGAATGGCTCAGCTTCGCAGCAATATTTGGTTGAAAAGGACGTGTTGATTCAGTTGGATAGCAACGGCAATCGCATTTCCGGCAAGCTCGCCGATCGTTATATTTTGCGTAGAACCAGCGTCACAGATAAGCAGCCTGAACATTCAGGGCATTAA